The following coding sequences lie in one Mycobacterium sp. DL440 genomic window:
- the sppA gene encoding signal peptide peptidase SppA gives MFAFLPGIPGQDDLKMLVRRFDTARHNGVPSGCVLELDLTSLPPEATGFDPLAVIAGGGRPLVLRQAVAAIHRAAEDDRVAGLIARVQLPAAAPGPVQELRDAIAAFSAVKPTLAWAETYPGTLSYYLASAFREVWMQPSGTVGLVGFATNATFLRDALDKVGIEAQFVARGEYKSAANVFTQARYTDAQRESDGRMIESLQSQVWQAIAASRQLTTDALDALADRAPVLREDAITAGLVDRIGFRDEAYSRIGELSGGPTEAGADADSHPDALPRLYLSRYARTSPKVPAPQIPGRKSKPTVAVVTLHGSIVSGRGGPQILPLGNSSAGGDTIAAALREAAADDEVSAIVLRVDSPGGSVSGSETIWREVVRIRERGKPIVASMGAVAASGGYYVSMAADEIVANAGTITGSIGVITGKLVSRELKDKLGVGSDSLRTNLNADAWSSNAPFTDDQHTQIEAETDLLYADFISRVADGRKLSVEQVDEVARGRIWTGADAKDRGLVDELGGLRTAITRAKVLAGLDPETKVRVLSYPGSSWLDMLRPKPSSQPAAASLPQAVGALLGQSVVGALEGAERSVTGISALWLGGYRF, from the coding sequence ATGTTCGCCTTTCTCCCAGGGATTCCCGGCCAGGACGATCTCAAGATGTTGGTCCGGCGCTTTGACACTGCCCGGCACAACGGAGTTCCCAGCGGGTGTGTGCTGGAGTTGGACCTGACATCGCTGCCGCCGGAGGCCACCGGATTCGACCCGCTGGCCGTGATCGCGGGCGGCGGCCGCCCGCTGGTGTTGCGCCAGGCCGTCGCGGCGATCCATCGTGCTGCCGAGGACGATCGGGTTGCCGGGCTGATCGCGCGCGTGCAACTGCCCGCGGCCGCACCCGGCCCGGTGCAGGAACTGCGTGACGCCATCGCGGCATTCAGCGCTGTCAAGCCAACGCTGGCCTGGGCGGAGACCTACCCCGGCACGCTGTCCTACTACCTGGCGTCGGCATTCCGCGAGGTGTGGATGCAGCCGTCGGGCACGGTCGGTCTGGTCGGATTTGCCACCAACGCGACGTTCCTGCGCGATGCTCTCGACAAGGTGGGCATCGAGGCACAGTTCGTGGCGCGCGGCGAATACAAGTCCGCGGCAAACGTTTTCACGCAAGCCCGCTACACCGACGCGCAACGCGAGTCCGACGGCCGGATGATCGAGAGCCTGCAATCGCAGGTGTGGCAGGCCATCGCGGCATCGCGGCAACTGACCACGGACGCGCTCGACGCACTGGCCGACAGGGCGCCGGTGCTGCGCGAAGACGCGATCACCGCCGGTCTGGTAGACCGGATCGGGTTCCGTGACGAGGCCTATTCGCGGATCGGTGAACTGTCCGGCGGCCCGACCGAGGCCGGTGCGGATGCCGATAGTCATCCGGATGCCTTACCGCGACTTTACCTTTCGCGTTACGCGCGGACGTCTCCGAAGGTCCCTGCACCGCAGATCCCGGGCCGTAAGTCCAAGCCGACGGTTGCGGTGGTGACTCTGCACGGCTCGATTGTCAGCGGCCGCGGCGGGCCACAGATACTGCCACTGGGCAATTCGAGCGCCGGCGGCGACACCATCGCCGCGGCCCTGCGCGAGGCCGCCGCCGACGACGAGGTATCGGCGATCGTGCTGCGGGTGGACAGCCCGGGTGGCTCGGTCAGCGGGTCGGAAACCATTTGGCGCGAGGTGGTTCGCATCCGCGAGCGCGGCAAGCCCATTGTGGCCTCAATGGGTGCGGTTGCCGCGTCGGGCGGCTACTACGTATCGATGGCGGCCGACGAGATCGTGGCCAACGCCGGGACCATCACCGGATCCATCGGTGTGATCACCGGCAAGCTCGTCTCGCGCGAACTCAAGGACAAGCTGGGGGTCGGATCGGATTCCTTGCGTACCAACCTCAATGCCGATGCCTGGTCATCGAACGCGCCGTTCACCGACGATCAGCACACCCAGATCGAAGCCGAGACCGACCTGCTCTATGCCGATTTCATCTCGCGGGTGGCCGACGGTCGCAAGCTGTCGGTCGAGCAGGTCGACGAGGTGGCGCGCGGACGGATCTGGACCGGTGCCGACGCCAAGGACCGCGGCCTCGTCGACGAACTCGGAGGGCTGCGTACCGCGATCACCCGCGCCAAGGTCCTGGCCGGGCTGGATCCGGAGACCAAGGTGCGGGTGCTGAGCTATCCCGGCTCGTCCTGGTTGGACATGTTGCGGCCCAAGCCTTCCTCGCAGCCGGCCGCCGCGTCGCTACCGCAGGCCGTGGGCGCGCTCCTAGGTCAGTCGGTGGTCGGCGCGCTCGAAGGGGCCGAGCGATCCGTGACGGGTATCAGCGCGTTGTGGCTGGGCGGATACCGATTTTGA
- a CDS encoding MFS transporter, translating into MKGFGDKPEIDHREPVENPPDPGVLKRAIAASAIGNATEWFDYGIYAYGVGYISAAIFPGDAQQATLLALATFAVSFLVRPLGGFVWGPLGDRLGRKHVLAITIVLMAGATFCAGLIPSYASIGIWAPVLMVGLRMIQGFSTGGEYGGAATFMAEYAPSRRRGFLGSFLEFGTLAGFSMGALLMLGFSALLSDDQMGQWGWRLPFLVAAPLGLVGVYLRSKLEDTPIFRELETTGEREGGPASEFKDLVVEYWGPILRLGGLVVALNVVNYTLLTYMPTYLEQTIGLSSSHALVVPIIGMLSMMVFLPFAGHISDRVGRKPMWWFSLIGLFIAGIPMFLLMSTNMVGAIIAFAVLGLLYVPQLSTISATFPAMFPTQVRYAGFAIAYNVSTSLFGGTAPAVNDWVVSKTGDQLVPAYYMMIACVVGMIALIKVPETARCPLNGTEIPGTPEAPAQLDYETETEPETGTSSASPGR; encoded by the coding sequence ATGAAGGGCTTTGGAGACAAACCGGAGATTGACCATCGCGAACCCGTCGAGAATCCGCCGGACCCCGGTGTCTTGAAACGGGCGATCGCCGCATCGGCGATCGGTAACGCCACCGAATGGTTCGACTACGGCATCTACGCCTACGGCGTGGGCTACATATCCGCTGCCATCTTCCCCGGAGACGCCCAACAGGCGACACTGCTGGCCCTCGCGACGTTCGCGGTGTCGTTCCTGGTTCGCCCGCTCGGCGGATTCGTCTGGGGGCCTCTCGGCGACCGACTCGGCCGCAAACACGTGCTGGCGATCACCATCGTGCTGATGGCGGGCGCGACGTTCTGCGCCGGGCTGATTCCGTCCTATGCCTCGATCGGGATCTGGGCCCCGGTGCTCATGGTCGGGCTGCGGATGATCCAGGGCTTCTCCACCGGAGGAGAGTACGGCGGCGCCGCGACATTCATGGCCGAGTACGCGCCATCGCGCCGGCGCGGTTTCCTCGGCAGTTTCCTGGAATTCGGCACCCTCGCGGGCTTTTCGATGGGTGCGCTGTTGATGCTCGGCTTCTCGGCACTGCTCTCCGATGACCAGATGGGGCAATGGGGGTGGCGGCTGCCATTCCTTGTGGCCGCCCCGCTCGGGCTGGTCGGTGTCTACCTACGTTCGAAGCTGGAGGACACTCCGATCTTCCGCGAACTCGAAACGACGGGGGAGCGGGAAGGTGGGCCCGCGTCTGAGTTCAAGGATCTGGTGGTCGAGTACTGGGGTCCCATCCTGCGATTGGGCGGTTTGGTCGTCGCGCTCAACGTGGTCAATTACACGCTGCTCACCTACATGCCGACGTACCTGGAACAGACGATCGGCTTGTCGAGCAGCCACGCCTTGGTCGTGCCCATCATCGGCATGCTGTCGATGATGGTGTTCCTGCCATTCGCCGGCCACATCTCCGACCGGGTGGGCCGCAAACCCATGTGGTGGTTCTCGCTGATCGGCCTGTTCATCGCCGGTATCCCGATGTTCCTGCTGATGTCGACGAACATGGTCGGTGCCATCATCGCGTTCGCGGTGCTGGGCCTGCTCTATGTGCCCCAGCTGTCGACGATCTCCGCGACTTTCCCGGCGATGTTCCCCACCCAGGTGCGTTACGCCGGCTTCGCCATCGCCTACAACGTGTCGACATCGCTGTTCGGCGGTACGGCTCCGGCGGTCAATGACTGGGTCGTGTCAAAAACCGGCGACCAGCTGGTGCCCGCCTATTACATGATGATTGCCTGCGTGGTCGGGATGATCGCGCTGATCAAGGTGCCCGAGACAGCCCGGTGCCCGCTCAACGGCACCGAGATACCCGGAACACCGGAAGCGCCGGCGCAGCTGGATTACGAGACCGAAACCGAGCCCGAGACCGGCACATCGTCAGCGTCACCCGGCCGGTAG
- a CDS encoding GntR family transcriptional regulator: MTDFITPVEQESTPSIVAEKLRQAIAYGELVPGTQLGEAELARGFGVSRGPLREGMQRLTQEGLLIAIRNRGVFVNTMDSAEIRDMYLAREAIERTASRQILQGDYASAGDALLAVVDEMAAAKDLDEVSEADMRFHEVLVELAASPRLSRLHQTFLVETRMCVHALADTYDTSTDRVNEHQALASAIRSGDVALTDKLMLAHMEDAVDRLIARLPAG; encoded by the coding sequence GTGACCGACTTCATCACCCCCGTCGAACAGGAGTCGACGCCGAGCATCGTCGCCGAAAAACTCCGGCAGGCAATCGCATACGGCGAACTCGTACCGGGCACCCAACTCGGCGAAGCCGAGTTGGCGCGTGGATTCGGAGTCAGCCGCGGTCCCCTGCGGGAAGGTATGCAGCGCCTCACCCAGGAAGGTCTGCTCATCGCGATCCGCAACCGCGGCGTGTTCGTCAACACCATGGACTCCGCCGAGATCCGCGACATGTACCTGGCGCGCGAGGCGATCGAGCGGACCGCGAGCCGCCAGATCCTGCAGGGCGACTATGCGAGCGCCGGAGACGCGTTACTCGCCGTGGTCGACGAGATGGCCGCGGCCAAGGACCTGGACGAGGTCAGCGAAGCCGACATGCGTTTCCATGAGGTGCTCGTCGAACTCGCAGCCAGCCCGAGGCTCTCCCGTCTGCACCAGACCTTCCTGGTCGAGACCAGGATGTGCGTGCATGCGCTGGCCGACACCTACGACACCTCCACCGACCGGGTCAATGAGCATCAGGCACTGGCCAGCGCCATCCGATCCGGCGACGTCGCACTCACCGACAAGCTGATGCTGGCTCACATGGAGGATGCCGTCGACCGGTTGATCGCTCGGCTACCGGCCGGGTGA
- a CDS encoding maleate cis-trans isomerase: protein MATVGILYPGHSAEDDFGALETRLQATVRLPVAITSVGEDAHRVDALLDLGRTERLADGVARLGTARPDSMMWACTSGSFVFGRDGARRQADDVATASGVPASSTSIAFVDALQHLGIHRVAVAASYPEDVAAHFVAFLAGGGVDVISMGSHGIVTAAEVGRLQQAQVLAMVRAADHPDAEAVLVPDTAMHTMAFIDQLESDVGKPVLTANQVTVWKGLQLIGSVPPLPGLGRLFGARP from the coding sequence ATGGCCACGGTGGGCATCCTGTATCCCGGCCACAGCGCCGAAGACGACTTCGGCGCGCTGGAAACGCGCCTGCAGGCGACGGTCAGACTGCCGGTCGCGATCACCTCCGTCGGTGAGGACGCCCATCGCGTCGATGCTCTCCTGGATCTCGGCCGGACCGAACGCCTGGCCGACGGTGTCGCACGCTTGGGGACGGCACGTCCGGATTCGATGATGTGGGCGTGTACCTCCGGCAGTTTCGTCTTCGGCCGCGACGGTGCCCGACGGCAGGCCGATGACGTAGCCACCGCGTCCGGTGTCCCAGCGTCTTCCACGTCGATCGCCTTTGTAGATGCATTGCAGCACTTGGGTATACACCGAGTTGCGGTGGCCGCGTCCTATCCGGAGGACGTGGCGGCGCACTTCGTCGCATTCCTGGCGGGCGGCGGCGTGGACGTGATATCGATGGGCAGCCACGGCATCGTCACCGCGGCCGAGGTGGGCCGGCTGCAGCAGGCCCAGGTGCTCGCGATGGTCCGGGCAGCCGACCATCCCGACGCCGAGGCCGTGCTGGTGCCCGACACCGCCATGCACACAATGGCTTTCATCGACCAGCTGGAATCCGACGTCGGGAAACCGGTGCTCACCGCGAACCAGGTCACGGTCTGGAAGGGCTTGCAGCTGATCGGCTCGGTGCCGCCACTGCCCGGGCTGGGCCGCCTGTTCGGAGCGAGGCCGTGA
- a CDS encoding Asp/Glu racemase — MTLEDVVPPPPLQQVGIGVVTPYDFALDRELWRWVPNDVSLYVTRLRYAPLPVTIDMAVHVSEPEQVEAGAANVLSVSPLVTAYACTAGSFVKGMAGEAALVAAMRAAGAPAAVTTSGAMLAALRHLGVRTVATVTPYTTDLTSGLTSYLMEAGIEVAATAGLGMTSRIWAVPYETTAELVCATDCSDAQAIVISCTNLPTYDLIARLERELDKPVVTANQVTMWAALAVAGRKAVGAGQRLLEA; from the coding sequence ATGACGCTCGAGGATGTCGTTCCTCCCCCACCGTTGCAGCAGGTGGGGATAGGCGTCGTGACGCCATACGACTTCGCCCTCGACCGCGAACTGTGGCGCTGGGTGCCCAATGACGTCAGCCTCTACGTCACCCGGTTGCGGTACGCCCCGCTCCCGGTGACCATCGATATGGCGGTGCATGTCTCCGAACCCGAGCAGGTCGAGGCCGGTGCCGCGAACGTGCTCTCGGTGTCGCCACTGGTCACGGCGTATGCATGTACCGCGGGAAGCTTCGTGAAGGGAATGGCCGGCGAGGCGGCCTTGGTCGCGGCGATGCGTGCCGCCGGAGCTCCTGCCGCGGTGACCACCAGCGGCGCCATGCTCGCCGCCCTCCGGCACCTGGGTGTGCGGACCGTCGCCACCGTCACTCCTTACACCACCGACCTCACCAGCGGGCTGACCAGTTACCTCATGGAGGCCGGCATCGAGGTGGCCGCCACCGCAGGCCTGGGTATGACATCGCGGATCTGGGCGGTGCCCTACGAGACGACTGCCGAGTTGGTGTGTGCCACAGACTGTTCCGACGCGCAGGCGATCGTCATCAGTTGTACGAATCTGCCGACCTACGATCTGATCGCCCGCCTGGAGCGTGAACTCGACAAGCCCGTCGTCACCGCCAACCAGGTGACGATGTGGGCGGCGCTGGCCGTGGCGGGCCGCAAGGCCGTCGGTGCCGGTCAGCGGCTGCTGGAAGCCTGA
- a CDS encoding D-2-hydroxyacid dehydrogenase, producing the protein MPPKAARPVIAVLCEHETDRVPGLAGVDAEFRYCEADGLRQAVQGAQALLLWDYFSTALREVWTHADALEWIHVAAAGVDTLLFDQLRESDVVVTNARGVFDRPIAEYVLGAVLAHAKGSLASLDFQRRHEWHYRETRSIAGAHALVVGTGGIGREIARLLRVAGLSVRGAGRVAADEDQDFGTIVAATDLAAAVGWCDHLVLAAPLTPATRGLVDATVLNAMKPDAHLVNIARGPIVDEEALLAALTERRIGGATLDVVSIEPLPAEHPLWDAPGAVITAHMSGDVVGFRDTLAAQFADNARRWLAGEPLLNVVDKLLGYVPGDPT; encoded by the coding sequence GTGCCGCCCAAAGCTGCCCGACCCGTGATCGCGGTGCTGTGTGAGCACGAGACCGACCGGGTGCCGGGTTTGGCCGGGGTGGACGCGGAGTTCCGCTACTGCGAGGCCGACGGGCTGCGGCAGGCTGTCCAGGGTGCACAGGCGTTGCTGCTGTGGGACTACTTCTCCACCGCACTCCGTGAAGTCTGGACGCATGCGGATGCGTTGGAGTGGATTCACGTCGCGGCAGCCGGTGTCGACACATTGCTGTTCGACCAGTTGCGGGAATCCGATGTCGTGGTCACCAACGCCCGCGGCGTATTCGACCGTCCCATAGCCGAATACGTGCTCGGTGCGGTGCTGGCCCATGCCAAGGGGAGCCTGGCCAGCCTGGACTTCCAACGCCGGCATGAGTGGCACTACCGCGAGACCCGCAGCATCGCAGGAGCGCATGCGCTCGTGGTCGGGACGGGCGGCATCGGCCGCGAGATCGCGCGACTGCTGCGCGTGGCCGGGCTGTCCGTGCGCGGCGCCGGGCGCGTGGCCGCCGACGAGGACCAGGATTTCGGAACTATCGTTGCCGCCACCGACCTGGCTGCGGCGGTCGGCTGGTGCGATCACCTGGTGCTGGCCGCCCCACTCACTCCGGCGACGCGGGGTCTGGTCGACGCGACCGTGCTCAACGCGATGAAACCCGATGCGCACCTTGTCAATATCGCGCGGGGACCCATCGTCGACGAGGAAGCGCTACTCGCCGCGCTGACTGAACGCCGTATCGGCGGAGCCACCCTCGACGTGGTCAGCATCGAGCCGTTGCCCGCCGAACACCCGTTGTGGGACGCGCCGGGCGCCGTGATCACCGCGCACATGTCCGGCGACGTCGTCGGGTTCCGTGACACCCTGGCCGCTCAGTTCGCCGACAATGCGCGACGCTGGCTGGCCGGGGAGCCACTACTCAACGTGGTCGACAAGCTACTCGGTTACGTACCGGGGGATCCGACGTGA
- a CDS encoding amidase — protein MSPVEATEAALSAIDRHNDAVNAFVLVDSDGAVAAARESEKRWYDGCPLGPADGIPTSIKDALWTRGWPTLRGSWLIDEAGPWTEDAPSVARLRESGAVLLGKTTTPEYSWKGVTDSPRYGVTGNPWDPAVTAGGSSGGSAAAVALGMGAWSVGTDGGGSVRIPAAFTGTVALKPTYGLIPLYPPSPFGTLSHAGPMARTVADVAALLDVITGFDARDWSAMPSPRSPFRAALGHPIAGLRVAYSPNLGFGANDPEVDIAVRTAVEVLVAAGAHVEEVDPGFADPVHAFHVLWFSGEAKVLEGKLNGSEAGRVDPGLRRTAETGAAFTASDYLDATAVRMKLGELMGRFHQAYDVLVTPTLPLAAFAVGRDVPDGSSSPDWTSWTPYSYPFNLTQQPALSVPCGFSSSGLPIGLQIVGPRHADALVLRVGGVYQGATDWHRRVPAMLTEEVV, from the coding sequence ATGTCCCCGGTGGAGGCGACCGAGGCCGCCCTGTCGGCCATCGACCGCCACAACGACGCGGTCAACGCGTTCGTGCTCGTCGACTCCGATGGCGCGGTCGCCGCCGCACGCGAGTCTGAAAAGCGTTGGTATGACGGATGTCCGTTGGGTCCCGCCGATGGCATCCCGACGTCGATCAAGGATGCGCTCTGGACGCGGGGTTGGCCGACGCTGCGTGGCAGCTGGCTCATCGACGAGGCGGGTCCGTGGACCGAGGACGCGCCCAGCGTGGCGCGGCTGCGGGAATCCGGCGCGGTGCTCCTCGGCAAGACCACCACCCCTGAGTACTCGTGGAAAGGTGTCACCGATTCACCGCGCTACGGGGTGACGGGAAACCCGTGGGACCCCGCTGTGACCGCGGGCGGGTCGAGTGGCGGCAGTGCCGCGGCGGTGGCACTCGGGATGGGTGCGTGGTCGGTCGGCACCGACGGCGGTGGTTCGGTGCGCATCCCCGCGGCGTTCACCGGGACCGTCGCACTCAAGCCGACCTACGGTCTCATCCCGCTGTATCCGCCCAGCCCGTTCGGCACGCTCTCGCACGCCGGCCCGATGGCCCGGACGGTGGCCGACGTGGCCGCGCTGCTGGACGTGATCACCGGATTCGACGCGCGCGACTGGTCGGCAATGCCTTCTCCGCGTTCGCCTTTCAGGGCTGCCCTGGGCCATCCGATTGCCGGGTTGCGGGTCGCCTACTCGCCGAACCTCGGCTTCGGCGCCAACGACCCCGAGGTGGACATTGCGGTGCGGACAGCGGTGGAGGTACTCGTGGCGGCAGGGGCGCACGTCGAGGAGGTCGACCCGGGCTTCGCTGACCCGGTGCACGCCTTCCACGTGCTGTGGTTCTCCGGTGAGGCAAAGGTGTTGGAAGGCAAGCTGAATGGTTCAGAGGCCGGACGTGTCGACCCCGGCCTGCGACGCACGGCCGAAACCGGGGCGGCCTTCACCGCGTCGGACTACCTGGACGCGACCGCCGTCCGGATGAAGCTCGGAGAACTGATGGGCAGGTTCCACCAGGCCTACGACGTCCTGGTCACCCCGACCCTGCCGCTGGCCGCCTTCGCAGTGGGCCGGGACGTGCCCGATGGTTCGTCATCGCCGGACTGGACGAGTTGGACGCCGTACAGCTACCCGTTCAATCTGACCCAGCAGCCCGCACTTTCGGTGCCGTGCGGGTTCAGCTCAAGCGGCCTGCCCATCGGGCTGCAGATCGTCGGACCCCGACATGCGGATGCCCTGGTGCTCCGGGTGGGGGGCGTTTACCAGGGCGCGACGGACTGGCACCGCCGGGTGCCGGCGATGCTCACCGAGGAGGTTGTATGA
- a CDS encoding DUF3830 family protein, whose amino-acid sequence MSRLITVSLDKRGVNCVARLLDEAAPRTCAAVWDALPLAAQVFHGKYARNEIYTLLPAFGADPGKENTTVTPIPGDLCWFSFDSDDLGNPAYGYENSTGTGTTGAIVDLALFYGRNNLLINGDQGWVPGNVFGEIVDGLEGMAAACQDLWMGGARGETLRFARAT is encoded by the coding sequence ATGAGCCGATTGATCACCGTGTCGCTGGACAAGCGCGGAGTCAACTGCGTTGCCCGATTGCTCGACGAGGCGGCGCCGCGAACGTGTGCGGCCGTGTGGGATGCCCTCCCGCTGGCGGCGCAGGTATTTCACGGCAAGTACGCCCGCAACGAGATCTACACTCTGCTACCGGCGTTCGGTGCCGACCCCGGTAAGGAGAACACCACGGTCACCCCGATACCGGGCGATCTGTGCTGGTTCTCGTTCGACTCCGACGATCTGGGCAACCCCGCGTACGGATATGAGAACAGCACGGGCACCGGAACGACCGGTGCGATCGTCGACCTGGCGCTGTTCTACGGCCGCAACAACCTGCTGATCAACGGAGACCAGGGCTGGGTACCCGGCAACGTGTTCGGCGAGATCGTGGACGGACTCGAGGGCATGGCCGCCGCCTGCCAGGATCTGTGGATGGGCGGAGCCAGGGGCGAGACGTTGCGCTTCGCCAGGGCCACCTGA
- a CDS encoding class I SAM-dependent methyltransferase, translated as MARTDDDSWDLASSVGATATLVATGRAIASQDSHGLIDDPFAAPLVRAVGIEVFTKMVDGELSLDTLTQLAPDAAERARSNIDEMAVRTRFFDDFFITAAGKAGIRQAVILASGLDSRAYRLPWPEGTVVYEIDQPEVIEFKTRTLADLGAEPTAERRTVPIDLRNDWPTALKAAGFDPGSPTAWCAEGLLIYLPPEAQDRLFDNIAALSAPGSMVATEFVPGLKDFDPEKARAATAVFSQMGLHMDMPSLIYHGERHSAADYLSAKGWKMSGVARSELFARHGLPVPERDENDPMGEIVYVSGTLS; from the coding sequence ATGGCACGTACCGATGACGACAGTTGGGATCTGGCCTCCAGCGTCGGCGCCACCGCAACGCTGGTGGCGACCGGACGGGCAATCGCCAGCCAGGATTCCCACGGGTTGATCGACGATCCGTTCGCTGCGCCGTTGGTGCGCGCAGTGGGCATCGAGGTGTTCACCAAGATGGTCGACGGTGAGCTGAGTCTGGATACGCTGACCCAGCTCGCACCGGATGCGGCCGAACGGGCCCGCTCCAACATCGACGAGATGGCCGTGCGCACGCGGTTCTTCGACGACTTCTTCATCACCGCAGCCGGAAAGGCGGGCATCCGGCAGGCGGTGATCCTGGCCTCCGGTCTGGACTCGCGCGCCTACCGGCTGCCCTGGCCCGAGGGCACCGTGGTCTACGAGATCGACCAGCCCGAGGTGATCGAGTTCAAGACTCGCACGCTGGCGGATCTGGGCGCGGAGCCGACGGCAGAACGACGCACGGTGCCGATCGACCTACGTAACGACTGGCCGACCGCGCTGAAGGCAGCGGGTTTCGATCCGGGCTCCCCCACCGCGTGGTGCGCCGAGGGTCTGCTGATCTATCTGCCGCCCGAAGCGCAGGACCGGCTGTTCGACAACATCGCCGCGCTCAGCGCGCCCGGCAGCATGGTAGCCACCGAGTTCGTGCCTGGACTCAAGGATTTCGACCCGGAAAAGGCCCGGGCCGCCACCGCGGTGTTCAGTCAGATGGGTTTGCACATGGACATGCCGTCGCTGATCTACCACGGCGAAAGGCATTCGGCCGCAGACTATCTGAGCGCCAAGGGCTGGAAGATGTCCGGGGTGGCCCGGTCCGAGCTGTTCGCCCGCCACGGACTGCCCGTCCCCGAACGTGACGAGAACGATCCGATGGGCGAAATCGTCTACGTCAGCGGCACTTTGAGCTGA
- a CDS encoding class I SAM-dependent methyltransferase produces MTRTEGDTWDLATSVGATATGVAASRALATKQPDPLINDPFADALVRAVGLEHSIRLADGEVCVDGDPMLDRQRMCEQIAVRTRFFDDFFTTAVGDGIRQAVILASGLDTRSYRLDWPAGSVVFEVDQPAVLEFKSHTLTGLGATPAAELHAVPIDLRDDWPAALRANGFDPQAPTAWIAEGLLIYLPPEAQDRLLDNITALSAPGSRLATEHMDPAELTQNWAQRVSQWSKKVGSDVDLMDLFYSGDRVPARDHLTTQGWDVTVRSTQAAYEANGFTLPEEFADLAGDSGYLSATLKTSN; encoded by the coding sequence ATGACACGCACCGAAGGCGACACCTGGGATCTGGCCACCAGCGTCGGGGCCACCGCGACCGGAGTCGCGGCTTCCCGCGCCCTGGCCACCAAGCAACCCGACCCCCTCATCAACGATCCGTTCGCCGACGCGCTGGTGCGCGCGGTAGGCCTGGAGCACAGCATCCGGCTCGCCGACGGCGAGGTGTGCGTGGACGGTGACCCGATGCTCGACCGGCAACGGATGTGCGAGCAGATCGCCGTGCGCACGCGATTTTTTGACGACTTCTTCACCACCGCAGTCGGGGACGGGATCCGCCAGGCGGTCATCCTTGCCTCCGGGCTGGACACCCGCAGCTACCGGCTGGACTGGCCGGCCGGCAGCGTGGTGTTCGAGGTGGACCAGCCCGCAGTGCTGGAATTCAAGTCCCACACCCTGACCGGACTCGGGGCCACGCCGGCCGCCGAGCTCCACGCCGTACCCATCGATCTGCGCGATGACTGGCCGGCGGCCTTGCGCGCCAACGGGTTCGACCCTCAAGCTCCGACCGCCTGGATCGCCGAGGGTCTGCTGATCTACCTGCCGCCGGAAGCCCAGGACCGGTTGCTCGACAACATCACCGCACTCAGCGCCCCGGGCAGCCGGCTGGCCACCGAGCACATGGACCCCGCCGAGCTGACCCAGAACTGGGCCCAGCGAGTCAGCCAGTGGTCCAAGAAGGTCGGATCCGATGTGGACCTGATGGACTTGTTCTATTCAGGTGATCGCGTTCCGGCGCGGGACCACCTCACCACGCAGGGGTGGGATGTGACGGTACGGTCCACCCAGGCGGCCTACGAAGCGAACGGTTTCACCCTTCCCGAGGAGTTCGCCGATCTCGCCGGGGATTCTGGTTATCTGTCGGCAACCCTGAAGACATCGAACTAG